One window from the genome of Variovorax sp. PAMC26660 encodes:
- a CDS encoding tetratricopeptide repeat protein, whose amino-acid sequence MNLDIISASRSLVEEAWQKPETCESNLVCAEAILSKALLEVPGDVLALTCLGAVLSDQGKHEKAASVLQRAVGLGSTDRNTYFNLGVATMNCGTREKAMDAFRSAERFKASPLSWEAYFDAQAN is encoded by the coding sequence ATGAACCTGGACATCATTTCCGCCAGCCGGTCTCTTGTCGAAGAGGCATGGCAAAAGCCCGAGACGTGCGAGTCGAACCTGGTCTGCGCCGAGGCGATTCTCTCGAAGGCACTCCTTGAAGTCCCCGGAGATGTCCTTGCGTTGACGTGCTTGGGCGCAGTACTTTCCGACCAGGGCAAGCACGAAAAGGCGGCCTCCGTCCTGCAACGCGCGGTAGGCCTCGGGTCAACCGACCGCAACACCTACTTCAATCTCGGCGTGGCAACGATGAACTGCGGCACACGCGAGAAGGCAATGGATGCCTTCCGGAGCGCCGAGAGGTTCAAAGCTTCGCCGTTGTCGTGGGAGGCCTACTTCGACGCCCAGGCAAATTGA
- a CDS encoding energy transducer TonB — MSRANDFDPKSRFGPIGIGVMILFHLLVGYALVSGLARKAVEMIKKPMDATIIAEIKLPPPPPPPPPPPKKIVKLETPKAPPPPRPAYVPPPAVTPPPSTAPTITAVQSVEPVAPPPAAPPAPPAPPAPPKAVSSDIAVACPKQVKPEMPRKALDEGTSGVVKAEVRIKGSHVTEVRFLSGPRVYYGAVRSAMMRYECQTTGDAEILATQEFVFKIE, encoded by the coding sequence ATGAGCCGCGCCAACGACTTCGACCCCAAGTCCCGCTTCGGCCCTATCGGCATCGGCGTGATGATCCTGTTTCATTTGCTGGTCGGCTACGCGCTCGTCTCGGGCCTGGCCCGCAAGGCGGTGGAGATGATCAAGAAACCGATGGATGCGACCATCATCGCGGAGATCAAGCTGCCCCCGCCACCTCCACCGCCGCCGCCGCCCCCCAAGAAGATCGTCAAGCTGGAGACGCCCAAGGCCCCGCCACCGCCGCGCCCGGCCTACGTGCCGCCACCGGCCGTGACGCCGCCACCGAGCACCGCGCCCACGATCACGGCGGTGCAGAGCGTCGAGCCGGTGGCACCGCCGCCCGCCGCGCCGCCAGCACCGCCCGCGCCACCGGCCCCGCCGAAGGCGGTTTCTTCAGACATCGCCGTGGCGTGCCCCAAGCAGGTCAAGCCCGAGATGCCGCGCAAGGCGCTGGACGAAGGCACCAGCGGCGTCGTCAAGGCAGAGGTACGCATCAAGGGCAGCCATGTGACGGAAGTGCGCTTCCTGTCGGGGCCGCGCGTGTACTACGGGGCGGTGCGCTCGGCCATGATGCGCTACGAGTGCCAGACCACCGGCGATGCGGAGATCCTGGCTACGCAGGAGTTCGTCTTCAAGATCGAGTAG
- a CDS encoding ExbD/TolR family protein: protein MRKEKQGRRRSAPSDEPMMDINTTPLIDVMLVLLIMLIITIPIQLHAVNLNMPNGNPPPIDMKPEVLRVDIDEHSTVLWNGEAIADLAEVERRFEQIATQAVQPEVHLRPDRHAKYNIVAGVMASAQRSGLTKLGIMGSEQFIP from the coding sequence ATGCGAAAAGAAAAACAGGGGCGCCGCCGCAGTGCGCCGTCCGACGAGCCCATGATGGACATCAACACCACGCCCCTGATCGACGTGATGCTGGTGCTGCTGATCATGCTCATCATCACCATCCCCATCCAGTTGCATGCGGTCAACCTGAACATGCCCAACGGCAACCCGCCGCCCATCGACATGAAGCCCGAGGTGCTGCGCGTGGACATCGACGAACACAGCACCGTGCTGTGGAACGGCGAGGCCATTGCCGACCTGGCGGAAGTGGAACGGCGCTTCGAGCAGATCGCGACGCAGGCGGTGCAGCCTGAAGTGCACCTGCGCCCCGACAGGCACGCCAAGTACAACATCGTGGCCGGCGTGATGGCCTCGGCGCAGCGCTCGGGCCTGACCAAGCTGGGCATCATGGGCTCGGAGCAGTTCATCCCATGA
- a CDS encoding ExbD/TolR family protein: MAMNIPSAGGDEEQVIASINTTPLVDVMLVLLIIFLITIPVVNYSVPVQVPKERNEVRESKPDTVVLSVDATGRIYWFDTPVRDVNALADKLKKVAAMTPQPEVHIRGDWHSDYEPVGKIIYACQSAGIVKVGFITEPPARN, encoded by the coding sequence ATGGCGATGAACATTCCATCCGCCGGGGGAGACGAGGAGCAGGTCATTGCCTCCATCAACACCACGCCGCTCGTCGACGTGATGCTGGTGCTGCTGATCATCTTCCTCATCACCATTCCCGTCGTCAATTACTCCGTGCCGGTGCAGGTCCCCAAAGAGCGCAACGAGGTGCGCGAGAGCAAACCCGACACCGTCGTGCTGTCCGTCGACGCCACGGGCCGCATCTACTGGTTCGACACCCCCGTGCGCGATGTGAACGCCCTGGCCGACAAGCTCAAGAAAGTGGCGGCGATGACCCCGCAGCCCGAAGTGCACATCCGCGGCGACTGGCACTCCGACTACGAGCCCGTGGGAAAGATCATCTATGCGTGCCAGTCCGCCGGCATCGTCAAGGTGGGCTTCATCACCGAGCCGCCCGCGCGCAACTGA
- a CDS encoding MotA/TolQ/ExbB proton channel family protein: MKKSLLARLFAPVVPLVLAFCLTSASHAADAPSGAAPTTQDAGTAASVAAPVAVPAPAPMPATAATTKVDNPYGIGALWAQSDLVAKAVLAILAIMSMGSWYVIVTKLLEQMRMGRQAKEVDNEFWNERTVQAGTEKLAEGSPFRFIADAGVHATKKHDGLRGKVDFADFVDLCIHRATERVQRRLSNGMSLLATVGSTAPFVGLFGTVWGIYHALTAIGIAGQASIDKVAGPVGESLIMTAIGLAVAVPAVLGYNWLLRRNITVMDDVREFSGELHSVILAGSAAA, encoded by the coding sequence ATGAAGAAATCGCTTCTCGCTAGGCTGTTCGCCCCCGTTGTTCCGTTGGTTCTGGCCTTCTGCCTGACGAGTGCTTCGCACGCCGCTGATGCCCCGTCCGGCGCCGCGCCGACGACGCAAGACGCAGGCACTGCAGCATCCGTTGCAGCGCCCGTCGCCGTGCCCGCACCTGCGCCGATGCCCGCAACAGCCGCGACCACCAAAGTCGACAACCCCTACGGCATAGGCGCCCTGTGGGCGCAAAGCGACCTGGTGGCCAAGGCTGTGCTGGCCATCCTGGCGATCATGTCCATGGGCAGCTGGTACGTGATCGTCACCAAACTGCTCGAGCAGATGCGCATGGGCCGCCAGGCCAAGGAAGTGGACAACGAGTTCTGGAACGAGCGAACCGTGCAGGCCGGCACAGAGAAGCTCGCCGAAGGCAGCCCCTTCCGCTTCATCGCCGATGCCGGCGTGCACGCCACCAAAAAGCACGACGGCCTGCGCGGCAAGGTCGACTTTGCCGACTTCGTCGACCTGTGCATCCACCGCGCCACCGAGCGCGTGCAAAGGCGCCTGAGCAACGGCATGTCGCTGCTGGCCACCGTGGGCTCCACGGCACCCTTCGTCGGCCTCTTCGGCACCGTCTGGGGCATCTACCACGCCCTCACCGCCATCGGCATCGCCGGCCAGGCCTCCATCGACAAAGTGGCAGGCCCCGTGGGCGAATCGCTCATCATGACCGCCATCGGCCTGGCCGTGGCCGTGCCCGCCGTGCTCGGCTACAACTGGCTGCTGCGTCGCAACATCACCGTGATGGACGACGTGCGCGAATTCAGCGGCGAACTGCATTCGGTCATCCTGGCCGGCAGCGCCGCCGCCTGA